Proteins from a genomic interval of Kribbella aluminosa:
- the leuA gene encoding 2-isopropylmalate synthase, protein MPIHRYRPFPPIDLPDRTWPAKSVDRTPRWLSTDLRDGNQALVEPMSPARKRRMFDLLVKMGYKEIEVGFPSASQYDFDFVRSLIEDDVIPDDVTISVLTQAREELIERTVQSLQGSPKATIHLYNATAPLFRRVVFNVDKAECRTIAVRGTETVMKYADQILGDCEFGYQYSPEIFTGTELEFALEVCEAVSDVWQPAEGREIILNLPATVEMCTPNVYADQIEWFGRNLTRREHSTISLHPHNDRGTAVAATELALMAGADRVEGCLFGHGERTGNVDLVTLGMNLFSQGIDPQIDFSDIDEIRRTVEYCTQMRVPERQPYAGDLVYTAFSGSHQDAIKKGLEALDKQAAAEGRPVGEITWEAPYLPIDPKDVGRSYEAVIRVNSQSGKGGVAYIMKSEHRLDLPRRLQIEFSRVIQQHTDTEGGEVGPQVMWDIFAAEYLAPGKLSLLTVNSTSGEGHGDQLRVQVYADGVPHELVGEGNGPVSAFVDALQPLKYDVRVLDYHEHALSAGGDALAAAYVECEVGDEVFWGVGRDANILTASLKAVVSAVNRATR, encoded by the coding sequence ATGCCGATCCACCGCTACCGCCCGTTCCCGCCGATCGACCTGCCGGACCGCACCTGGCCGGCCAAGTCCGTCGACCGCACCCCGCGCTGGCTGTCCACCGACCTCCGCGACGGCAACCAGGCGCTGGTGGAGCCGATGTCGCCGGCCCGCAAGCGGCGGATGTTCGACCTGCTCGTGAAGATGGGCTACAAGGAGATCGAGGTCGGTTTCCCGAGCGCCAGCCAGTACGACTTCGACTTCGTCCGGAGCCTGATCGAGGACGACGTGATCCCGGACGACGTGACGATCTCGGTGCTGACCCAGGCCCGCGAGGAGCTGATCGAGCGCACCGTCCAGTCGCTGCAGGGCTCGCCGAAGGCCACCATCCATCTGTACAACGCGACCGCGCCGCTGTTCCGCCGGGTCGTCTTCAACGTCGACAAGGCCGAGTGCCGCACCATCGCCGTCCGCGGGACCGAGACCGTGATGAAGTACGCCGACCAGATCCTCGGCGACTGCGAGTTCGGGTACCAGTACAGCCCGGAGATCTTCACCGGCACCGAGCTGGAGTTCGCGCTCGAGGTGTGCGAGGCGGTCAGTGACGTCTGGCAGCCCGCCGAGGGCCGCGAGATCATCCTGAACCTGCCGGCCACCGTCGAGATGTGCACCCCGAACGTGTACGCCGACCAGATCGAGTGGTTCGGCCGGAACCTGACCCGCAGGGAGCACAGCACGATCAGCCTGCACCCGCACAACGACCGCGGTACGGCGGTGGCCGCGACCGAGCTGGCGCTGATGGCCGGCGCCGACCGGGTCGAGGGATGCCTGTTCGGCCACGGCGAGCGGACCGGCAACGTCGACCTGGTGACGCTGGGGATGAACCTGTTCAGCCAGGGCATCGACCCGCAGATCGACTTCTCCGACATCGACGAGATCCGCCGTACGGTCGAGTACTGCACGCAGATGCGCGTCCCGGAGCGGCAGCCGTACGCCGGTGACCTGGTCTACACGGCCTTCTCCGGGTCCCACCAGGACGCGATCAAGAAGGGCCTGGAGGCGCTCGACAAGCAGGCCGCGGCCGAGGGCAGGCCGGTCGGCGAGATCACCTGGGAGGCGCCGTACCTGCCGATCGACCCGAAGGACGTCGGCCGCAGCTACGAGGCCGTCATCCGGGTCAACTCGCAGTCCGGCAAGGGCGGCGTCGCGTACATCATGAAGTCGGAGCACCGGCTCGACCTGCCGCGCCGGCTGCAGATCGAGTTCAGCCGGGTGATCCAGCAGCACACCGACACCGAGGGCGGCGAGGTCGGCCCGCAGGTGATGTGGGACATCTTCGCGGCCGAGTACCTGGCGCCCGGCAAGCTGTCGCTGCTGACCGTCAACTCGACGTCCGGCGAAGGCCACGGCGACCAGCTCCGGGTTCAGGTCTATGCCGACGGCGTGCCGCACGAGCTGGTCGGCGAGGGCAACGGCCCGGTGTCCGCGTTCGTGGACGCGCTGCAGCCGCTGAAGTACGACGTCCGGGTGCTGGACTACCACGAGCACGCGCTCTCGGCCGGCGGTGACGCGCTGGCCGCGGCGTACGTCGAGTGTGAGGTCGGCGACGAGGTTTTCTGGGGCGTCGGCCGGGACGCCAACATTCTCACGGCGTCGCTGAAGGCCGTCGTCTCGGCTGTCAACCGCGCCACGCGCTGA
- a CDS encoding ABC transporter permease, whose translation MSGAVDTSAAELIEGPAVEPRPSAVRRFVNAWLVRRLFKAVLTVFIVTTGTFFLVRLLPGNPVDTYIQTQIAQTGISYEAAAAQAKNLFSLDPNEPLIAQYFHYMVNMLHGDFGNSLLSPGTTVASVIKTYLPWTLFSVGVATVFSFAIGIVAGMIMAYRRETWVDHLLTSIGSVLHAIPNYILAILIVVFLGVKLQVFDLTQARGSYTPGVTPSFSLSFLNDIFYHAMLPILAYALTTVGSWALVMKSSTVETLGEDYVTVARARGLTDSRIRSGYVGRNAVLPLFSQLAVSLGFVVGGSIFVEKIFGYQGIGFSLFNAVNGRDYAVLQGIFLVVTISVVAANLLADLLYSRMDPRIRVQGKG comes from the coding sequence GTGAGTGGTGCGGTCGACACGTCCGCGGCGGAACTGATCGAAGGTCCCGCCGTCGAACCGAGACCTTCGGCCGTACGGCGGTTCGTCAACGCCTGGCTGGTGCGGAGACTGTTCAAGGCGGTGCTGACGGTCTTCATCGTCACGACCGGGACGTTCTTCCTGGTCCGATTGTTGCCCGGTAACCCGGTCGACACCTATATCCAGACGCAGATCGCGCAGACCGGTATCTCGTACGAGGCGGCCGCGGCGCAGGCGAAGAACCTGTTCTCGCTGGACCCGAACGAGCCGTTGATCGCGCAGTACTTCCACTACATGGTCAACATGCTGCACGGCGACTTCGGCAACTCGCTGCTGTCCCCGGGCACCACGGTCGCCTCGGTGATCAAGACCTACCTGCCGTGGACGCTGTTCTCGGTCGGCGTGGCGACGGTGTTCAGCTTCGCCATCGGCATCGTGGCCGGGATGATCATGGCGTACCGGCGGGAGACCTGGGTCGACCACCTGCTGACGTCGATCGGCTCCGTGCTGCACGCGATCCCGAACTACATCCTGGCGATCCTGATCGTGGTCTTCCTCGGCGTGAAGCTGCAGGTCTTCGACCTGACCCAGGCCCGCGGCTCGTACACGCCGGGCGTCACACCCTCGTTCAGCCTCAGCTTCCTGAACGACATCTTCTACCACGCGATGCTGCCGATCCTGGCCTACGCGCTGACCACGGTCGGCTCCTGGGCGCTGGTGATGAAGTCGTCGACCGTGGAGACCCTCGGCGAGGACTACGTGACCGTGGCCCGGGCGCGCGGCCTGACGGACTCCCGGATCCGGTCCGGGTACGTCGGGCGGAACGCCGTACTGCCGCTGTTCAGCCAGCTCGCGGTGTCGCTCGGCTTCGTGGTCGGCGGCTCGATCTTCGTGGAGAAGATCTTCGGCTACCAGGGCATCGGGTTCAGTCTGTTCAACGCCGTCAACGGCCGGGACTACGCCGTACTGCAGGGGATCTTCCTGGTCGTGACGATCTCGGTGGTGGCGGCCAACCTGCTGGCCGACCTGCTGTACAGCCGGATGGATCCGCGGATCCGGGTCCAGGGCAAGGGGTGA
- a CDS encoding ABC transporter permease produces MTEATIPVTSIGTTGVSRFAGILRSMRRSPAGFIGFVIVALMVLITAIVPFVLPDVSPNVKEILLPAGSSGHLLGTDNEGKDVLIQMIGGGRTVIFVGFFAAAISTVLAIVLGSLAAYLGGWVDSVVVTLADVFLTVPQIVLLAVLGAFFKLDSPLLLALLVGGLSWPVLTRAVRAQVFSLKEREFVEAARLLDLGTARVVFVEILPNMASFILMNFMIGVTNAIYQLVGLYLLGLAPLTGSNWGIMLNRAWIAGAIFNDASLAWILSPIIAIVLLLVGLVMMTRSLEEILNPRLRDR; encoded by the coding sequence ATGACCGAAGCAACCATCCCCGTCACGTCGATCGGTACGACGGGTGTCTCCCGGTTCGCCGGCATCCTGAGGTCGATGCGCCGCAGCCCGGCCGGGTTCATCGGGTTCGTGATCGTCGCGCTGATGGTGCTGATCACCGCGATCGTGCCGTTCGTCCTCCCGGACGTCTCGCCGAACGTCAAGGAGATCCTGCTCCCGGCCGGGTCGTCCGGGCACCTGCTCGGCACCGACAACGAGGGCAAGGACGTCCTGATCCAGATGATCGGCGGCGGCCGGACGGTGATCTTCGTCGGCTTCTTCGCGGCCGCGATCTCGACCGTACTGGCGATCGTCCTCGGCTCGCTCGCGGCGTACCTCGGTGGCTGGGTCGACTCGGTCGTGGTCACGCTGGCCGACGTCTTCCTCACGGTCCCGCAGATTGTCCTGCTCGCGGTCCTGGGCGCGTTCTTCAAGCTCGACTCGCCGCTCCTGCTCGCGCTGCTGGTCGGCGGCCTCTCCTGGCCGGTGCTGACCCGGGCCGTCCGGGCCCAGGTGTTCTCGCTGAAGGAGCGCGAGTTCGTCGAGGCGGCCCGGCTGCTCGACCTCGGCACCGCCCGGGTGGTGTTCGTCGAGATCCTGCCGAACATGGCCAGCTTCATCCTGATGAACTTCATGATCGGCGTGACCAACGCGATCTACCAGCTGGTCGGCCTGTACCTGCTCGGTCTCGCCCCGCTGACCGGCTCGAACTGGGGCATCATGCTCAACCGCGCCTGGATTGCCGGCGCGATCTTCAACGACGCGAGTCTGGCCTGGATCCTGAGCCCGATCATCGCGATCGTCCTGCTGCTGGTCGGATTGGTGATGATGACGAGATCCCTCGAAGAGATCCTCAACCCGCGGCTCCGGGACCGGTGA
- a CDS encoding ABC transporter ATP-binding protein, producing MTTSSTRAKRGGEGKPLLSVRDFKVEYRTGAGATVQAVRGVDLDLYPGESLALVGESGCGKTTFGLGLLRLLPRLGHASGKVMFNRGDGTEIDVLGLDGRDLRQFRWRDAAMVFQGAMNAFNPVLKIRAHMHDTMRAHTRASKQEIEDRAGELLRLVRLEPSRVMDSYPHELSGGMRQRVLIAMSLLLEPEVLILDEPTTALDILTQRSVVDVLHEVRDRLGFSMIFISHDLSLAAELADRVATMYAGRIIETGGVRDMFYRPRHPYTLGLIRAVPPIVGDLPDMESIPGGPPSLASLPAGCTFAPRCKYATEECNETDPPLIPITDEPGDAHEAACIHAKDVHLERPVPNENLGTAS from the coding sequence ATGACTACTTCGAGCACTCGTGCGAAACGCGGCGGCGAAGGCAAGCCGCTGCTCTCGGTCCGCGACTTCAAGGTCGAGTACCGGACCGGTGCCGGTGCGACCGTCCAGGCGGTCCGCGGCGTGGACCTCGACCTCTACCCGGGCGAAAGCCTCGCACTGGTGGGGGAGAGCGGCTGCGGCAAGACGACGTTCGGGCTCGGCCTGCTGCGGTTGCTGCCGCGGCTCGGGCACGCCAGCGGCAAGGTGATGTTCAACCGCGGCGACGGTACCGAGATCGACGTCCTCGGGCTGGACGGCCGGGACCTGCGGCAGTTCCGCTGGCGGGACGCGGCGATGGTGTTCCAGGGCGCGATGAACGCGTTCAACCCGGTACTGAAGATCCGCGCGCACATGCACGACACGATGCGTGCACACACCAGGGCCTCCAAGCAGGAGATCGAGGACCGGGCCGGCGAGCTGCTCCGGCTGGTCCGCCTCGAGCCGTCGCGGGTGATGGACAGCTACCCGCACGAGCTGTCCGGCGGTATGCGCCAGCGGGTCCTGATCGCGATGAGCCTGCTGCTCGAACCCGAGGTACTGATCCTGGACGAGCCGACCACCGCGCTCGACATCCTCACCCAGCGGTCCGTCGTCGACGTACTGCACGAGGTCCGCGACCGGCTCGGGTTCTCGATGATCTTCATCTCGCACGACCTGTCGCTGGCCGCCGAGCTCGCGGACCGGGTGGCCACCATGTACGCCGGACGCATCATCGAGACCGGTGGTGTCCGGGACATGTTCTACCGTCCGCGGCACCCGTACACGCTCGGCCTGATCAGGGCGGTCCCGCCGATCGTCGGCGACCTGCCGGACATGGAGTCGATCCCCGGCGGCCCGCCGAGCCTGGCGTCGCTGCCCGCGGGCTGTACCTTCGCGCCGCGCTGCAAGTACGCGACCGAGGAGTGCAACGAGACGGATCCGCCGCTGATCCCGATCACCGACGAGCCCGGCGACGCGCACGAGGCGGCCTGCATCCACGCAAAGGACGTCCACCTCGAGCGCCCGGTACCGAACGAGAACCTGGGAACCGCATCATGA
- a CDS encoding ABC transporter ATP-binding protein — protein MSALEKSPQEAAPLMTLGGVSQVFDTKAGPIRAVDGIDLSINPGEVLCLVGESGSGKTTAARMAAGLARPSSGQVAFDGTDIWSMKRGDFTTFRRSVQYVHQDPYASLNPTRTIQQTITAPLLKHGIVKNKKEAAEKATELLTQVDLTPAENYLPKFPHQLSGGQRQRVAVARALTLDPKLIIADESTSMLDVSIRISVLAMLGRLRDDLGVGFLFITHDLAIAKYFGWRGKTAVMYLGRIVEFGPTPKIINAPTHPYTRALIDAIPEPDPDLTKTKGRQSLRSLEIPSLANLPSGCSFHPRCPQFEDGLCDGKVPALVQIRSGQSAACHVVARDGVPDEPGSR, from the coding sequence ATGAGCGCACTGGAGAAGTCCCCGCAGGAAGCGGCGCCGCTGATGACGCTTGGCGGGGTCAGTCAGGTGTTCGACACCAAGGCCGGGCCGATCCGGGCGGTCGACGGCATCGATCTGTCGATCAACCCCGGCGAGGTGCTCTGCCTGGTCGGCGAGAGCGGTTCCGGCAAGACGACGGCGGCCCGGATGGCGGCCGGTCTGGCCCGGCCGAGCAGCGGGCAGGTCGCGTTCGACGGCACCGACATCTGGTCGATGAAGCGCGGCGACTTCACCACCTTCCGGCGCAGCGTGCAGTACGTGCACCAGGACCCGTACGCCTCGCTGAACCCGACGCGGACGATCCAGCAGACCATCACCGCGCCGCTGCTCAAGCACGGCATCGTGAAGAACAAGAAGGAAGCCGCCGAGAAGGCCACCGAACTGCTCACCCAGGTCGATCTGACACCGGCCGAGAACTACCTGCCGAAGTTCCCGCACCAGCTGTCCGGTGGGCAGCGGCAACGGGTCGCGGTCGCCCGGGCGCTGACGTTGGACCCGAAGCTGATCATCGCCGACGAGTCCACCTCGATGCTGGACGTGTCGATCCGGATCAGCGTGCTCGCGATGCTCGGCCGGCTGCGCGACGACCTCGGCGTCGGCTTCCTGTTCATCACCCACGACCTGGCGATCGCGAAGTACTTCGGCTGGCGCGGCAAGACCGCGGTGATGTACCTGGGCCGGATCGTCGAGTTCGGGCCGACGCCGAAGATCATCAACGCGCCCACGCACCCGTACACCCGGGCGCTGATCGACGCGATCCCGGAGCCGGACCCGGACCTGACCAAGACCAAGGGCCGGCAATCCCTGCGCAGCCTGGAGATCCCGAGCCTGGCGAACCTGCCGTCGGGCTGCTCGTTCCATCCGCGCTGCCCGCAGTTCGAGGACGGGCTGTGCGACGGGAAGGTCCCGGCGCTCGTCCAGATCCGGTCCGGTCAGTCGGCCGCGTGTCACGTGGTCGCGCGGGACGGCGTACCGGATGAGCCGGGGAGCCGATGA
- a CDS encoding ABC transporter substrate-binding protein — translation MSPTGTIDSGDSGTNGTGANARTNAISRRNVLQLFGIAGVGVAGIGSLEACSPSKPNASGGGGSNASKEFHGAYPYQLPPKGHFNLVKGVTDGIQVDSPYLDLVYPSGGMYYWADKKWEWMMAESGTLDEATKTYTMKLRSGLTWSDGKPVTSKDVVSTFNLHWLMRQQSWTFLSDVSAKDDTTVTFTIGTPSTVLERYILRAPIMPDSVYGEWATKAETMRKAKTSLDSAAGKQLNGDFQKFRPQNPVVSGPFNFDVKNMTNAQMALVKNDKGLFADKITFTKVVLYNGETSDITPVVLNKDVDYATHGFAVATEKTLQSSGFRILRPPVYSGPALVFNYTAHPELADARVRQAIAYILDRNENGTVALGDSGKPCKFMAGFSDISVPDWISDADQKKLQAYEKDEAKATSLLQAAGWKKNGGKWTLPNGKPAAYDIKFPTEFADWNPAATNAADQLNKFGFNITKRGITFTQLSPDVLAGKFDFAIQSWGASSHPHPYFSFVQDLYTFNYVIAANSGGKGMNFPLKQTTSAGPIDLQSVVDKSAQGLDLEAQKKNVTAAAVAFNELLPIIPLWERYGNNPALEGKRVAKFPADDDPILKNAPYADNFVIMYMYQGKVAPV, via the coding sequence ATGAGTCCCACCGGCACCATCGATTCCGGCGATTCCGGCACCAACGGGACGGGCGCGAACGCCCGGACCAACGCCATCTCCCGCCGCAACGTGCTCCAGCTGTTCGGCATCGCCGGTGTCGGCGTGGCCGGCATCGGGTCACTGGAGGCGTGCTCCCCGAGCAAACCGAACGCCAGCGGAGGTGGCGGCAGCAACGCCAGCAAGGAGTTCCACGGCGCGTACCCGTACCAGTTGCCACCCAAGGGTCACTTCAACTTGGTGAAGGGGGTTACCGACGGCATCCAGGTGGACAGCCCGTACCTCGATCTCGTCTATCCGAGCGGTGGTATGTACTACTGGGCGGACAAGAAGTGGGAATGGATGATGGCCGAGTCCGGCACGCTGGACGAGGCGACCAAGACCTACACGATGAAGCTCCGCTCCGGCCTGACCTGGAGCGACGGCAAGCCGGTGACCTCGAAGGACGTCGTGTCGACGTTCAACCTGCACTGGCTGATGCGTCAGCAGTCGTGGACGTTCCTGTCCGACGTCAGCGCCAAGGACGACACCACGGTGACGTTCACCATCGGTACGCCGTCCACCGTGCTGGAGCGCTACATCCTGCGCGCGCCGATCATGCCGGACTCGGTGTACGGCGAGTGGGCGACCAAGGCCGAGACGATGCGGAAGGCCAAGACCAGCCTGGACAGCGCCGCGGGCAAGCAGCTCAACGGCGACTTCCAGAAGTTCCGCCCGCAGAACCCGGTCGTGTCGGGTCCGTTCAACTTCGACGTGAAGAACATGACCAATGCCCAGATGGCGCTGGTCAAGAACGACAAGGGCCTGTTCGCCGACAAGATCACCTTCACCAAGGTCGTTCTGTACAACGGCGAGACGTCCGACATCACGCCGGTCGTGCTGAACAAGGACGTCGACTACGCCACCCACGGTTTCGCGGTGGCCACCGAGAAGACCCTGCAGTCCAGCGGCTTCCGGATCCTCCGGCCGCCGGTGTACTCGGGTCCGGCGCTGGTGTTCAACTACACCGCACACCCGGAGCTGGCGGACGCCCGCGTCCGGCAGGCGATCGCCTACATCCTGGACCGCAACGAGAATGGCACCGTCGCGCTCGGCGACTCCGGCAAGCCGTGCAAGTTCATGGCCGGGTTCTCCGACATCTCGGTCCCGGACTGGATCTCCGACGCCGACCAGAAGAAGCTGCAGGCGTACGAGAAGGACGAGGCCAAGGCCACGTCGCTGCTGCAGGCAGCCGGCTGGAAGAAGAACGGCGGCAAGTGGACGCTTCCGAACGGTAAGCCGGCCGCCTACGACATCAAGTTCCCGACCGAGTTCGCGGACTGGAACCCGGCCGCCACCAACGCGGCCGACCAGCTGAACAAGTTCGGGTTCAACATCACCAAGCGGGGCATCACCTTCACCCAGCTGAGTCCCGACGTACTGGCAGGCAAGTTCGACTTCGCGATCCAGAGCTGGGGCGCGTCGAGCCACCCGCACCCGTACTTCTCGTTCGTCCAGGACCTGTACACGTTCAACTACGTGATCGCGGCGAACTCCGGCGGCAAGGGAATGAACTTCCCGCTCAAGCAGACCACCTCGGCCGGTCCGATCGACCTGCAGTCCGTGGTGGACAAGTCCGCCCAAGGGCTGGACCTCGAGGCGCAGAAGAAGAACGTCACCGCCGCGGCGGTCGCCTTCAACGAGCTGCTGCCGATCATCCCGCTCTGGGAGCGCTACGGGAACAACCCGGCGCTCGAGGGCAAGCGGGTGGCGAAGTTCCCGGCCGACGACGACCCGATCCTGAAGAACGCGCCGTACGCGGACAACTTCGTGATCATGTACATGTACCAGGGCAAGGTCGCGCCGGTTTAA
- a CDS encoding GNAT family N-acetyltransferase, translating to MISIREIDPADLALFDEWYDAFRAGAVAGREAPLVEGREALGYSLRNPGPLKTRCAVGAFEDDRVLGAMLFEYRLADNLDTVEVEIDVPPEHRRRGIGRALWQWAVTRASQLGRTIVQTELGVPADPWPGAAFASQLGFAVEHVEEHLVVPLPYDDLLLEDLRSAAGRLDGYRLTSWAGVCPSEYRQEYADLRTAMDRDVPTGGMTREVLPWTVEKLETSEARVDRNYLALVTMAHTLDGAPAGYTLIFLPRADAEHAQQDDTLVLREHRGHNLGTFLKLANLAQLAEHRTTQRFLHTWTALTNAPMRKVNARFGFRAVEQNRELELELPRLRPAARGVIVDSDDQVLLVRFEFADGPVWATPGGGLEAGETMLEGLRRELIEEVGLKDFPDPLHLWHEEHVAEGHATGYDGVLNDYFLVRTDHFTPGGSLSAAELRDENVHAVRWWSLAELAAHDGRFAPPDLPDLLHKLIQSGTPGTPAELGT from the coding sequence GTGATCAGCATTCGCGAGATCGACCCGGCCGACCTGGCCCTGTTCGACGAGTGGTACGACGCCTTCCGGGCCGGCGCGGTCGCCGGGCGGGAGGCGCCACTGGTGGAGGGCCGCGAGGCGCTCGGGTACTCGCTGCGCAACCCCGGCCCGTTGAAGACCCGGTGCGCGGTCGGCGCGTTCGAGGACGACCGGGTGCTCGGCGCGATGCTGTTCGAGTACCGGCTGGCCGACAACCTCGACACGGTCGAGGTCGAGATCGACGTACCGCCGGAGCACCGGCGGCGGGGGATCGGTAGGGCGCTGTGGCAATGGGCCGTCACCCGGGCGTCGCAGCTCGGGCGGACCATCGTGCAGACCGAGCTCGGGGTGCCCGCGGATCCGTGGCCCGGTGCGGCGTTCGCATCGCAGCTCGGCTTTGCCGTCGAGCATGTCGAGGAGCATCTCGTCGTACCGCTGCCGTACGACGACCTGCTGCTGGAGGACCTGCGGTCCGCGGCGGGCCGGCTCGACGGGTACCGGCTGACGTCGTGGGCGGGGGTGTGCCCGTCGGAGTATCGGCAGGAGTACGCGGACCTGCGGACCGCGATGGACCGGGACGTGCCGACCGGCGGGATGACCCGCGAGGTGCTGCCGTGGACGGTCGAGAAGCTCGAGACGAGCGAGGCGCGAGTCGACCGCAACTACCTCGCGCTGGTGACGATGGCGCACACTCTTGACGGTGCGCCCGCCGGTTACACGCTGATCTTTCTGCCGCGTGCGGACGCCGAGCACGCCCAGCAGGACGACACGCTCGTACTGCGGGAGCACCGCGGCCACAACCTCGGCACTTTCCTGAAGCTCGCGAACCTCGCTCAGCTGGCCGAACACCGTACGACGCAACGCTTCCTGCACACCTGGACGGCGCTGACGAACGCGCCGATGCGCAAGGTCAACGCACGCTTCGGGTTCCGCGCGGTCGAGCAGAACCGGGAACTGGAGCTGGAACTGCCCCGGTTGCGGCCCGCGGCGCGTGGCGTGATCGTGGACTCGGACGACCAGGTGCTGCTGGTCCGCTTCGAGTTCGCCGACGGGCCGGTGTGGGCGACGCCCGGCGGTGGCCTGGAGGCCGGTGAGACCATGCTCGAGGGTCTCCGCCGCGAACTGATCGAGGAAGTCGGCCTCAAGGACTTCCCTGACCCACTGCACCTCTGGCACGAGGAACACGTTGCCGAGGGCCACGCCACCGGGTACGACGGCGTCCTCAACGACTACTTCCTGGTCCGCACCGACCACTTCACCCCCGGCGGATCGCTGAGCGCCGCCGAACTGCGCGACGAGAACGTCCACGCCGTGCGCTGGTGGTCCCTCGCCGAGCTCGCCGCCCACGATGGCCGGTTCGCCCCGCCTGACCTACCGGACCTGCTCCACAAGCTCATCCAGTCCGGCACGCCCGGCACGCCTGCCGAACTCGGCACCTGA
- a CDS encoding aldo/keto reductase, translating to MRSSQLGDLTVSSLGLGCMGMSQSYGVRQDDAESIATLHAAVDAGCTFLDTADVYGDGANEELVGRALAGRRDQVVLATKFGFKRPAASATEVPTVVDGSPAYAAQALDASLRRLGVDHIDLWYLHRRDPQVPIEETVGAMAAAVEAGKVRYLGLSEVNGETVRAAHAVHPISAVQSEWSLWTRDPETVVLPTLRELGIGFVPFSPLGRGFLTGQIKSEADFPADDMRRGLPRFQGENFQRNLDLVAQVQALAAAKGVTPSQLALAWLLAQGNDVAPIPGTKRRSYLTENLGALDVSLSAEDLAALDATFPADAVAGQRYAAGGMNLVGK from the coding sequence ATGCGTTCTTCCCAGCTCGGTGACCTGACCGTTTCCAGCCTCGGCCTCGGCTGCATGGGGATGTCCCAGTCGTACGGGGTCCGCCAGGACGACGCCGAGTCGATCGCGACGCTGCACGCCGCCGTCGACGCGGGCTGCACGTTCCTCGACACCGCGGACGTGTACGGCGACGGCGCGAACGAGGAGCTCGTCGGCCGCGCGCTGGCCGGCCGCCGCGACCAGGTGGTGCTCGCGACCAAGTTCGGCTTCAAGCGCCCGGCCGCGTCCGCGACGGAGGTGCCGACAGTCGTGGACGGCTCCCCGGCGTACGCCGCGCAGGCCCTGGACGCCTCGCTGCGGCGGCTGGGCGTCGACCACATCGACCTGTGGTACCTGCACCGCCGCGACCCGCAGGTCCCGATCGAGGAGACCGTCGGCGCGATGGCCGCGGCGGTCGAGGCCGGCAAGGTGCGGTACCTCGGCCTGTCCGAGGTGAACGGCGAGACGGTGCGGGCGGCCCACGCCGTACACCCGATCAGCGCCGTCCAGAGCGAGTGGTCGCTGTGGACGCGCGACCCGGAGACCGTCGTACTGCCGACACTGCGGGAGCTCGGCATCGGGTTCGTGCCGTTCAGCCCGCTCGGGCGCGGGTTCCTGACCGGGCAGATCAAGTCCGAGGCGGACTTCCCCGCGGACGACATGCGGCGGGGGCTGCCGCGGTTCCAGGGAGAGAACTTCCAGCGCAACCTCGACCTGGTCGCGCAGGTGCAGGCGCTGGCCGCGGCCAAGGGCGTGACACCGAGCCAGCTGGCGCTCGCCTGGCTGCTTGCCCAGGGCAATGACGTGGCGCCGATCCCGGGGACCAAGCGGCGGTCGTACCTGACCGAGAACCTCGGCGCGCTCGACGTCTCGCTGAGCGCCGAGGACCTGGCCGCGCTGGACGCGACGTTCCCGGCGGACGCGGTGGCTGGTCAGCGGTACGCCGCGGGCGGGATGAACCTGGTGGGCAAATGA